In the Desulfitobacterium hafniense DCB-2 genome, GCTTACAGGAGCGATTGGAGTGCATTACGAATCCATCGGCCTGATAGTCCCGAATGAGCTGCACCAGTTGTTTGGTGCGGAATTCCGGGGAACGGTTCAGGAAAACTTCCGTATAGGTGGCGGCCAGACTTTCCAAAGGGGTACCCGGTGCCTGCTCCATGGCCCAGCCGCCGCTATAGGTATCGGTGACAAAGCATGCTCCCCGTTCCGTGAACATCTTATTGAAACTGAATACTTTAGGCCAAATCGCAATATTATCCCAGACCAAACGAATCCGCTCATTTTCCACCGCACCCTGGGCCAGGGCCTCCCGCCCCTTGACCTCGTCACGAAACAACCGGTAATAATCCCGCCCCCCTTTGGTCCCTCTCATCACCACAATGGGGGCCATATGGATAAAGAGATCGGGCGCATTCAGGGGGGAGGGGCGGGATTGACAGGCTTGACGGGCCTCTTTCCAGAGACCGGTTGTTTCCCGGCTGAATTCCATCTGCTTCTCCAGCTCTTTTTCATCTAATGTCCTGCCGGTAATTTTCTCCAGCTCCACAACCATGGCCTTAAGCTGCTCCAGGACATAATTCCTGGCCTGCTCCGTCATCTCTCCCGTCAGGTAAGGAGTATCCAGCACCAGCAAAGGAACTTTAAAGTGCCGGGCCAGCACTTCATACCATTTTAATACTGTACCGCAGATATTATTGCAGGCCACCAGCAGATCAGGCTTGGGCATTCCTCCTAAAGGGGCCAGATCCGGCCGTAAAACTCCACCGATATTGGAGCGGGCATAGGAGCATAGATCCTGGGAATAGCCTGCCGCTTCCGCCACCTGG is a window encoding:
- a CDS encoding 2-hydroxyacyl-CoA dehydratase subunit D; the encoded protein is MTQETQQRNYRPLRSTDTLKKTMKRYYILTGYHRYWGKPLGRKIAWVTSGAPVEILRAFKIHPAYPEQYAAIYSTNKATARLCQVAEAAGYSQDLCSYARSNIGGVLRPDLAPLGGMPKPDLLVACNNICGTVLKWYEVLARHFKVPLLVLDTPYLTGEMTEQARNYVLEQLKAMVVELEKITGRTLDEKELEKQMEFSRETTGLWKEARQACQSRPSPLNAPDLFIHMAPIVVMRGTKGGRDYYRLFRDEVKGREALAQGAVENERIRLVWDNIAIWPKVFSFNKMFTERGACFVTDTYSGGWAMEQAPGTPLESLAATYTEVFLNRSPEFRTKQLVQLIRDYQADGFVMHSNRSCKPYSLVQEVIRRRVMMETGVPGLMIEADMADPRAYAEEPIRNRVQAFLETFD